In Flavivirga abyssicola, the following are encoded in one genomic region:
- a CDS encoding Tc toxin subunit A-related protein, whose protein sequence is MKTTSENKTAMRLNLFKADLGNAKGINEKFTSIYKTHKGDWKSISTALEKESDFKSELISKLKFTNTLVSWSGEKEKLVSVFQKDKKINSMRDVALHFNKEKLTKTIKETNLDIGEDTPEAYAASLRTNLFYIEPTAVVMTMLANPIETPIENRVISGQLNTFLANQPEEFNLRTTSVYEAFKNENAFKDIAEESREDVVLEMKALQRVVALSPTPEVMPILMKTNMTSAYRIGELSEKQFVKSFASEFGDQGEVIAKQLHINAVNTRIRNEQALMAMKDIGQGTGVDFIDKSLQVSTPQNVSMMSNSNETVTVAFSIKDRVDDTLKKNNLSWDILFGDADFCECGECNSVYSAAAYFVELLQYLRNNNLDPHAGGSIAIKPDPKDISGTPLEKLFERRPDLGCLQLTCKNTNTILPYIDLVNEVMENYIVFHHTKPFNVTDQTTGELLAQPQNTEYEAYCILHKAVYPFTLPYHQPIDVSRVYLKHLETSRHELIDTFRSVRKEKTLPVSEEHVESGDLVEGFTEEENIELDHLHTQYIDRAVDAEYLNITQEEYVILTREAFVSKEYWDKQCKEDHTEQEYLDKIGVKPVHEYYGYASEPDLLDTDESTKKGLTFVKDQFLRRTGISYVDLVELLKTRCINPNIPEGKALTIMESIQFSYRYLQTLVDHGASSPKGKYEKLIEFLTKAQPLVPLLETILNPDPCNPKPVDTCMETKDIEKWVYCYFEKIGQIIVLENSQSCSCPEGQFFQKTSASNNGLTEFVGTALPDDMEMDDNFVFLRDCKIVIADETGNNISREIGFMNPMDGKVSIFYPDGRPLEVEHYAVLEFRSNDDVRGVFANGFLFKRLPDQRAELWNCRNIALDNCDLDSVRLIHLDGSPVTIEEYDHIQRFIRLWIKLGWTIDEVDKALVGLSNTKDTCIDDLLPDNDDCTNCDDLFEEAEACGDSDDINNDCFDAKSIEKTHCPITPDFLHQLVAVKKLLDVTGIELIKLLTFWTNISTSGEKSLYKRLFLKYNLKGIDKVFVEDKNGNYLTKSTKITEHLPIIMAAFNMASDDIKAIIKAETMDDVLNICNLSIIYRYRLLSKVIGLKIPAFISIFPLFGNPFKDAHTTLNFTEKWAKMEDAGFNYRQLNYVIRGYDDTKKPLAPTQKDILLVAKTLYDGLNVIDDTHKDLEDDQEVPVEMVRAKAALLFPQVLVEKILSILEGTQLFITNAPKNLIINPAEDKTLKNKLLYNSENGTIQITGILTVAERTEYSTLSNDPEWEEAIVRIEKQQTKLFKEVLFAIFEAEKQKSPERLAEVEAAELVIKTGDISVPFDEIPEGEEDPNTTPKKIRAFINVFLPYLRDQLTHQFVVDTLSDSVGLSEEVTDILISEILTTGLPASPIYNVFEAIKESAKPAETDWKGYLIPSAKEDYTFIVRDRDTAPNITIDGSPLVFTQQEDPTNEWWSNPLALKAGKLYMLHVNGQDLSTVFWKTPTSAIANIPPSLLLPDFTATQTEGAYIKLQKAAIIAEGFEITAEEFEYLNIHKADFDGLDINALTLNHWLRMEGYVRLRNALPNTETNILEFFKWTHATEEPNILSDKIAELTLWEKDNIDKLIHEDHFNLNTPQSFHNEINLLKLQEALRVADNIAIDIDLLFDWAKPTSNFKKTRKIADSIQHAIRAKYKQEDWEQVVKPLNDQIRNNQEATLIAYLLQQPDLINWGVTDANGLFEYFLIDVQMDACMETSRIKQALSSVQLFVQRCFLGLEEEHNGITPDILDRGRWEWMQRYRVWEANRKVFLYPENWIESNLRDDKTPFFKELESELLQKDINPQNITDTLKSYVFKVDEVANMEIVGLYIDGEKATSGIWQEGSKLHVFARTRTAPYFYFYRYLALDQMNWNSWEKMQVDIPDYDVMGTDNKVTGNGCYLTPVVWNGRLMVLFPQFMSKTRPADNGNTSINEIADDSPNTNKPINYWEIKMGMSEYRNGKWNQKVVSKDALYHENGSNMPRIYDYEFIPVPAINILAVKVNYNEGALPDNQHGFELGIGGGIRTLNFSPIVNNSVTVTNFHHNNHEIKSLQDSSDVNSHSFNDEALTTYNSGNFHIPYVHHLLGKINRGKLEDFFSYNLSINGINKDDAFGKFSDIYHELKRPYSIYNWELFFHTPVMLANALSESQQFEEAMKWYHYVFNPMADGVDDKRFWKFGPFKDIDTQRILDAIFNNLEPNKADETINEWRNNPFKPHLVARSRPVAYMKWVVMKYIDNLIAWGDYLFRQDSIESINQATQLYVLAYHILGRRPQLIPKRGKIKPQTYNSLLGKWDAFSNAMVELEITLPFSNQITTPIGIDNGVVGFANVFGFSSSLYFCIPNNPKLIGYWDTIEDRLFKIRHCLNIEGIFRKLPLFQPPIDPALLVKATAQGLSIASVLNDLNTPMPNYRFYYLLQKSLELCNELKSLGGAMLSALEKKDNEVMRLIRTKHEGVMQNLVMEIKKQQLEEAEKSLESLFQNRKSPEQRMKYYLKLIGEDANKVPGLDSDFTELVNTIETPVDESGLKLIKYEKEDMDKANEANNKQKEAVFPEKLASILHIIPSFSVDLKPIGIGAGISFGGGNLGAAAQAWAKFITSGVSDITFQSSKASKKGNFLRALQDRVQQANAAGLEVKQIDKQILSQQIRIGIANQEIINQQKLIDNAQEVEEFLKNKYTNEELYVWMKGNLKTVYHQVYSLAYELGKKAEKVFRFERGLSTSNYIQSGYWNAGRDGLLAGEQLYVGLKQLEAAYQEKRAHDYEITKHVSLRQINPLSLIGLKETGTCEFSLPEILFDMDYPGHYKRRIKSISISIPCIVGPYTGLNASLRLLEHKFRNSSIAKNKNDYKEKTDEIDDRFITFNVPVSSIAASSAQNESGMFELDFKDERYLPFEGAGAISKWRLELPEFRQFDYDTISDAIIHVRYTSNEGGERMKKAALDTVHDFNKNNEELGQEEGLFSIIDLKHDLSNAWHKAMQVEEGGTERVIAIENIQDYLPYYVRLDKDGQPRESKDIKITDIVLTTESDLQASEIVVQQDDTDISFTDGISIGDTKTFAIRDEEINAESLNVSIKNTDKEISKALMVVRFILK, encoded by the coding sequence TCCATGCGGGATGTGGCATTGCATTTCAATAAAGAAAAGCTTACTAAAACTATAAAAGAAACAAATTTGGATATAGGAGAAGATACTCCTGAGGCTTATGCGGCATCATTACGTACAAATTTGTTTTATATAGAACCAACAGCCGTTGTAATGACCATGCTGGCAAATCCTATTGAAACGCCTATAGAAAATAGAGTGATAAGTGGGCAATTAAATACATTTTTAGCAAACCAACCTGAGGAATTCAATTTAAGAACGACTTCTGTGTATGAAGCTTTTAAAAATGAAAATGCTTTTAAGGATATAGCCGAAGAAAGTAGAGAAGATGTTGTTCTTGAAATGAAAGCATTGCAAAGAGTAGTCGCTCTTAGTCCAACTCCGGAGGTGATGCCGATTCTAATGAAAACCAATATGACTTCGGCCTATAGAATAGGAGAACTATCAGAAAAACAATTTGTAAAAAGCTTTGCATCAGAATTTGGAGATCAAGGAGAGGTTATTGCTAAACAATTACATATTAATGCTGTAAATACGCGGATCCGTAATGAGCAGGCATTAATGGCTATGAAGGATATTGGGCAAGGTACAGGTGTAGATTTTATTGATAAATCTTTACAAGTATCAACACCCCAAAATGTAAGTATGATGTCCAATAGCAATGAAACAGTAACTGTAGCTTTTTCTATAAAGGATCGTGTTGACGATACACTTAAAAAGAATAATTTAAGTTGGGATATACTTTTTGGCGATGCTGATTTTTGCGAATGTGGAGAATGTAACTCAGTGTATAGTGCAGCTGCCTATTTTGTGGAATTATTGCAATATTTACGAAATAATAATCTTGATCCTCATGCTGGAGGTAGTATAGCTATTAAACCAGACCCAAAAGATATCTCAGGAACCCCTTTAGAAAAGCTTTTTGAACGTAGACCAGATTTAGGCTGCCTACAGTTAACCTGTAAGAATACAAACACCATCTTGCCATATATTGATTTGGTAAATGAAGTGATGGAAAACTATATCGTTTTTCATCATACGAAACCTTTTAATGTAACAGATCAAACTACGGGAGAGTTATTAGCACAACCCCAAAACACAGAATATGAGGCTTATTGTATTCTACATAAAGCTGTATATCCGTTTACATTACCTTATCATCAACCCATAGATGTGTCACGGGTGTATCTAAAGCATTTAGAAACTAGCAGACACGAACTTATTGATACGTTTCGATCTGTACGAAAAGAAAAAACACTTCCCGTTTCCGAAGAACATGTTGAATCAGGAGATTTAGTAGAAGGGTTTACAGAGGAAGAAAATATTGAATTAGATCATTTACACACGCAATATATCGATCGGGCAGTAGATGCCGAGTACTTAAATATAACACAAGAAGAATATGTTATTTTAACTAGAGAAGCCTTTGTATCTAAAGAATATTGGGATAAACAATGCAAAGAAGATCATACAGAGCAGGAATATCTGGATAAAATAGGCGTAAAACCAGTACATGAGTATTACGGCTATGCCAGTGAACCAGATTTGTTAGATACAGATGAAAGCACAAAAAAAGGACTCACTTTTGTAAAAGATCAATTCTTAAGACGTACAGGAATATCCTATGTGGATCTGGTAGAGTTACTAAAAACACGATGTATAAACCCTAATATTCCGGAAGGTAAAGCTTTAACTATTATGGAGAGTATCCAATTTAGTTATAGGTATCTACAAACGCTGGTCGATCATGGAGCTAGTAGCCCAAAAGGGAAATATGAAAAACTTATTGAGTTTTTAACCAAAGCACAACCATTAGTACCATTATTAGAGACTATTCTTAACCCCGATCCTTGTAATCCTAAACCGGTAGATACCTGTATGGAAACTAAGGATATCGAAAAATGGGTATACTGCTATTTTGAAAAAATAGGGCAAATTATTGTACTAGAAAATTCACAATCCTGTTCATGTCCCGAGGGGCAGTTTTTCCAAAAAACAAGTGCCAGTAATAATGGATTAACAGAATTTGTAGGAACCGCACTTCCGGATGACATGGAGATGGACGATAATTTCGTTTTTCTACGAGACTGTAAAATTGTAATAGCTGACGAAACTGGAAATAATATCAGTAGAGAAATTGGGTTTATGAATCCAATGGATGGTAAAGTTTCTATTTTTTATCCAGATGGCAGACCCTTAGAAGTTGAACATTATGCCGTTTTAGAGTTCAGAAGTAATGATGATGTTAGAGGTGTTTTTGCTAATGGCTTTTTATTTAAAAGACTACCGGATCAACGTGCAGAATTGTGGAACTGTAGAAATATCGCATTAGATAATTGCGATCTAGATTCTGTAAGGTTAATACATTTAGATGGTTCGCCAGTAACTATAGAAGAGTATGATCATATTCAAAGATTTATCAGGTTATGGATAAAATTAGGATGGACTATTGACGAAGTAGATAAGGCTTTAGTAGGTTTAAGTAATACTAAAGATACTTGTATAGATGATCTTTTACCAGATAATGATGATTGTACCAACTGCGACGACCTATTTGAAGAAGCAGAAGCTTGCGGAGATAGTGATGATATAAATAATGATTGTTTTGATGCAAAAAGTATTGAGAAAACACATTGCCCGATTACACCAGACTTTTTACATCAACTAGTAGCTGTAAAAAAACTACTGGATGTTACAGGGATAGAGCTTATAAAGCTACTCACTTTTTGGACAAATATTAGTACTTCAGGAGAAAAATCATTATACAAACGTTTATTTTTAAAATATAACCTAAAAGGCATAGATAAAGTATTTGTTGAAGATAAGAATGGGAATTATTTAACGAAATCAACAAAAATAACAGAGCACTTGCCCATAATAATGGCTGCTTTTAATATGGCTTCAGATGATATTAAAGCCATTATAAAAGCTGAAACGATGGATGATGTTTTAAACATATGCAATTTATCTATCATCTACCGTTACCGTTTACTTTCAAAAGTTATAGGCTTAAAAATCCCTGCTTTTATAAGTATATTTCCTTTGTTTGGAAATCCGTTTAAAGATGCTCATACAACTCTCAATTTTACTGAGAAATGGGCTAAAATGGAAGATGCTGGTTTTAACTATAGACAACTTAATTATGTTATTAGAGGTTATGATGACACTAAAAAACCATTGGCACCAACACAGAAAGATATTTTATTAGTTGCTAAAACCTTATACGATGGACTTAATGTTATAGACGACACGCATAAAGATCTAGAGGATGATCAAGAGGTTCCTGTGGAAATGGTTCGAGCAAAAGCAGCATTACTATTTCCTCAGGTATTAGTTGAAAAAATACTTAGTATTCTTGAAGGAACTCAGCTTTTTATAACTAATGCTCCCAAAAATTTAATTATTAACCCCGCAGAAGATAAAACACTTAAGAATAAATTGCTGTATAATTCTGAAAATGGAACCATTCAGATTACTGGAATATTGACTGTAGCTGAAAGGACAGAATATAGCACTTTAAGTAATGATCCAGAATGGGAAGAAGCTATAGTACGCATAGAAAAGCAACAAACTAAATTATTTAAAGAAGTATTATTTGCTATTTTCGAAGCAGAAAAACAAAAATCTCCAGAACGATTAGCTGAGGTGGAGGCTGCAGAGCTTGTAATTAAAACAGGAGATATTAGTGTCCCATTTGATGAAATTCCGGAAGGAGAGGAAGACCCAAATACCACCCCTAAAAAAATTCGAGCCTTTATAAATGTCTTCTTGCCATACTTGAGAGATCAATTAACCCATCAGTTTGTTGTTGATACCTTGTCTGATTCAGTAGGATTAAGCGAGGAAGTCACAGATATTTTGATATCTGAAATATTAACGACAGGACTACCAGCATCACCAATATATAATGTTTTTGAAGCAATTAAAGAAAGTGCAAAACCAGCTGAAACCGATTGGAAAGGTTATCTTATTCCTTCAGCAAAGGAAGATTATACATTTATAGTAAGAGATAGAGATACAGCACCAAATATCACTATAGATGGTAGCCCATTAGTATTTACACAACAAGAAGACCCTACAAATGAGTGGTGGAGTAATCCTTTAGCATTAAAAGCAGGTAAATTATATATGTTACATGTAAATGGGCAAGATTTAAGTACCGTTTTTTGGAAAACGCCAACATCTGCCATAGCAAACATACCACCCTCATTATTATTACCAGATTTTACTGCAACCCAAACAGAGGGTGCCTATATAAAATTACAAAAGGCAGCTATAATAGCTGAGGGGTTTGAAATAACTGCCGAGGAATTTGAATATTTAAATATTCATAAGGCAGATTTTGATGGTTTAGATATAAATGCCTTAACATTGAACCATTGGTTGCGCATGGAAGGATATGTTAGATTACGAAATGCATTGCCTAACACAGAAACCAATATTTTGGAATTTTTCAAGTGGACACATGCTACTGAAGAACCTAATATATTAAGTGACAAAATTGCAGAATTAACACTTTGGGAGAAAGATAATATAGATAAACTTATTCATGAAGATCATTTTAATTTAAATACTCCTCAATCTTTTCATAACGAAATTAACCTGTTAAAATTACAAGAAGCATTGCGTGTAGCCGATAACATCGCTATAGATATTGATCTGTTATTCGATTGGGCTAAACCGACTTCAAATTTCAAAAAAACCAGAAAAATAGCGGATAGTATTCAGCATGCTATACGAGCAAAATATAAGCAAGAAGATTGGGAACAGGTTGTAAAACCGCTTAATGATCAAATTCGTAATAATCAAGAAGCAACTCTTATAGCCTATCTGTTACAACAACCAGATCTTATTAATTGGGGTGTTACTGATGCTAATGGACTATTTGAATATTTCCTTATCGATGTGCAAATGGATGCCTGTATGGAAACATCCAGAATTAAACAAGCACTATCATCGGTGCAATTATTTGTTCAACGTTGTTTTTTAGGTTTAGAAGAAGAACACAATGGCATTACCCCAGATATTTTAGATCGTGGCAGATGGGAATGGATGCAGCGTTACCGTGTTTGGGAAGCCAATAGAAAAGTATTTCTATATCCGGAAAACTGGATAGAGAGTAATCTTAGAGATGATAAAACACCTTTCTTTAAAGAACTGGAAAGTGAATTGCTGCAAAAAGATATTAATCCGCAAAATATAACAGATACTTTAAAATCTTATGTATTTAAAGTCGATGAGGTGGCTAATATGGAGATTGTTGGATTGTACATTGACGGTGAAAAAGCAACAAGTGGAATCTGGCAAGAAGGCAGTAAATTGCATGTATTTGCCAGAACACGTACAGCACCTTATTTCTATTTTTATAGATACCTGGCATTGGATCAGATGAATTGGAATTCCTGGGAGAAAATGCAGGTAGACATTCCGGATTATGATGTTATGGGGACAGACAATAAGGTAACCGGCAACGGTTGCTATCTTACTCCTGTTGTTTGGAATGGTAGATTAATGGTATTGTTTCCACAATTTATGAGTAAAACCAGACCTGCTGATAATGGAAATACAAGCATAAATGAGATAGCAGATGACAGTCCGAATACTAATAAACCTATTAATTATTGGGAAATTAAAATGGGGATGAGTGAATACCGTAACGGAAAATGGAATCAAAAAGTAGTGAGTAAAGATGCTCTTTATCATGAGAACGGATCCAATATGCCTCGTATTTATGATTATGAGTTTATACCTGTTCCAGCTATAAATATACTTGCTGTAAAAGTGAATTATAATGAAGGAGCGCTACCTGACAATCAGCATGGGTTTGAATTGGGTATAGGAGGAGGAATACGAACACTAAACTTCTCACCGATAGTAAATAATAGCGTAACGGTTACTAATTTTCATCATAATAATCACGAAATAAAATCATTGCAGGATAGTAGTGATGTAAATAGCCATTCATTTAATGATGAAGCGCTTACTACGTATAATTCTGGAAACTTTCATATTCCTTATGTACATCATTTATTAGGTAAAATAAATAGAGGAAAACTGGAAGATTTCTTTAGTTATAACTTATCTATTAACGGGATTAATAAAGATGATGCATTTGGTAAATTTAGCGATATATACCATGAGTTAAAGCGTCCATATTCTATATACAATTGGGAATTGTTTTTCCATACTCCGGTTATGCTTGCGAATGCTTTAAGTGAGTCACAACAGTTTGAAGAAGCCATGAAATGGTATCACTATGTGTTTAATCCGATGGCAGACGGTGTAGACGATAAGCGTTTCTGGAAATTCGGGCCATTTAAAGACATTGACACACAGCGTATTTTAGACGCCATTTTCAATAATTTAGAACCAAATAAGGCCGATGAGACAATTAATGAATGGCGTAATAATCCGTTTAAGCCTCATTTGGTAGCCAGAAGTCGTCCGGTAGCATATATGAAGTGGGTGGTTATGAAATATATTGATAATTTGATTGCCTGGGGAGATTATTTATTCCGTCAGGATAGCATAGAAAGTATTAACCAGGCAACACAGTTGTATGTTTTAGCATATCACATACTGGGTAGGCGACCTCAGTTAATCCCGAAACGAGGAAAGATAAAACCTCAAACTTACAATTCATTACTCGGTAAATGGGATGCGTTTTCAAACGCTATGGTCGAGCTAGAAATAACGTTGCCTTTTAGTAATCAAATAACAACACCAATTGGAATTGATAATGGTGTAGTAGGATTTGCTAACGTTTTTGGTTTTTCATCATCACTGTACTTCTGTATTCCTAACAACCCAAAACTAATAGGGTATTGGGATACTATTGAGGATAGATTGTTTAAAATAAGGCATTGTTTAAACATAGAAGGGATATTCCGTAAGTTGCCATTATTTCAACCACCAATAGATCCTGCTTTATTAGTTAAAGCAACAGCACAAGGGTTAAGTATTGCTTCGGTGTTAAACGATTTAAATACACCTATGCCTAATTATCGTTTTTATTATCTATTACAAAAATCATTGGAATTATGTAATGAGTTAAAATCGTTGGGAGGCGCTATGTTATCGGCATTAGAGAAAAAAGATAATGAAGTTATGCGCTTAATTCGTACCAAACATGAAGGGGTGATGCAGAATTTAGTGATGGAAATAAAAAAACAACAGCTAGAAGAAGCAGAAAAGTCATTAGAAAGTTTATTTCAAAATAGAAAATCGCCAGAGCAACGTATGAAATATTACTTAAAGCTTATTGGAGAAGATGCTAATAAAGTTCCAGGGTTAGATAGCGATTTTACAGAATTAGTAAATACAATTGAAACCCCTGTAGATGAAAGTGGTCTTAAGCTAATCAAGTATGAAAAAGAGGATATGGATAAAGCTAATGAGGCTAATAATAAACAAAAAGAAGCGGTATTTCCAGAAAAATTGGCAAGTATTTTACATATTATCCCTTCTTTCTCTGTTGATCTTAAACCTATAGGAATTGGTGCAGGTATAAGTTTTGGAGGTGGTAATCTAGGAGCAGCTGCACAGGCATGGGCTAAATTTATAACTTCGGGTGTTTCAGATATTACTTTTCAATCCAGTAAGGCATCTAAAAAAGGAAACTTTTTAAGAGCATTGCAAGATAGAGTACAGCAAGCTAATGCTGCTGGTTTAGAGGTTAAACAGATCGATAAACAAATTCTTTCTCAACAGATTCGTATAGGTATCGCGAATCAGGAAATTATAAATCAGCAAAAACTTATTGATAATGCACAAGAAGTAGAAGAATTCTTAAAAAATAAATATACAAACGAAGAATTATATGTTTGGATGAAAGGGAATTTAAAAACAGTGTATCATCAGGTATATAGTTTGGCTTACGAATTGGGTAAAAAAGCAGAAAAAGTATTTCGTTTTGAACGGGGGCTGAGTACTTCTAATTATATCCAGTCAGGTTATTGGAATGCTGGTCGTGATGGATTATTAGCAGGTGAACAACTTTATGTAGGATTGAAACAATTAGAAGCGGCTTACCAAGAAAAGCGTGCTCATGATTATGAAATCACCAAACATGTTTCTTTACGGCAAATTAATCCTTTATCATTAATAGGACTTAAAGAAACTGGGACATGTGAATTTAGTTTACCGGAAATACTATTTGACATGGATTATCCAGGGCATTATAAACGTCGCATTAAATCGATATCTATTTCAATACCATGCATTGTTGGCCCTTATACAGGTTTAAATGCTTCGTTAAGATTATTAGAACATAAATTTAGAAATAGTTCAATAGCTAAGAATAAAAATGATTATAAAGAAAAAACGGACGAGATTGATGATCGTTTCATAACGTTTAATGTTCCTGTTTCTTCAATTGCTGCAAGTTCTGCGCAAAACGAAAGTGGTATGTTTGAACTTGATTTCAAAGATGAACGTTACCTTCCTTTTGAAGGCGCAGGAGCTATAAGTAAATGGCGATTAGAATTACCGGAATTCCGTCAGTTTGATTATGATACGATTTCTGATGCCATAATACATGTGAGGTATACTTCTAATGAAGGCGGAGAACGTATGAAAAAAGCAGCTTTGGATACGGTACATGATTTTAATAAAAATAATGAAGAATTAGGGCAAGAAGAAGGACTTTTTTCTATTATTGATCTTAAACATGATTTAAGTAATGCGTGGCACAAGGCTATGCAGGTAGAAGAAGGGGGTACGGAGCGTGTTATAGCAATAGAAAATATTCAGGATTATCTGCCATATTACGTTAGATTAGATAAAGATGGACAACCCAGAGAATCAAAAGATATTAAAATTACAGATATCGTATTAACTACGGAATCAGACTTACAAGCTTCAGAAATAGTGGTTCAGCAAGATGATACTGATATTAGTTTTACAGATGGTATATCGATAGGAGATACTAAAACCTTTGCTATAAGAGACGAAGAAATAAATGCAGAAAGTTTAAATGTATCGATTAAGAATACAGATAAAGAAATTAGCAAAGCATTAATGGTTGTTCGATTTATTTTAAAGTAA
- a CDS encoding SsrA-binding protein has translation MQKQVFKFLAKVNKAILPSYSKRRLDLTKANKLQMAIIGWRWFITKNALD, from the coding sequence ATGCAAAAGCAAGTATTTAAATTTTTAGCGAAGGTTAATAAAGCAATCTTACCTAGTTATTCTAAAAGACGATTAGATTTAACAAAAGCTAATAAACTACAAATGGCTATTATTGGCTGGAGATGGTTTATTACTAAAAATGCTTTAGATTGA
- a CDS encoding M56 family metallopeptidase: MEYLLKVSAVVIIFHIIYKVFLQRDTFFESNRGFLLLGIITSFIIPFLVIPIYIEDTSALIADYNFASDVVVENEVSLFNVLDYIPMVYLIGLLFFSVRFIIQLASLFTLIFKNKSEKQNAFRFIKTNEDISPFSFFNWIVYNPNQFNKTELDQIITHEKIHVKQYHSIDILLTQLSCVVLWFNPFIWLYSKDIKQNLEFIADQKAQHKFKCKKSYQTTLLKTSVPSHQLALSNNFYNSLIKKRIVMLHKSKSKKINLIKYVLVIPLLAIFLMSFSTKKVYVEKAPTKSYYSLEIEIITKEYTNTDFDNLINKLKEKGITAKFNGIKRNSKGEITAIKISINSKSSNVNYSSNSNYSISSDEAIKPIKISFSDDGKNISIGNTNQSVHKFKGSNYTINHKDGKHKIYSSEKGHGVFVVSDDDVDENVEIITEKDEDIEHDEDIIVIKEKVSDEKKSYEVKTIKKNKDSDKIVIMSDDGTEPLYVINGKEVKKKEFEKLHSDDIKNVYVIKGEKAIKKYGEKGKHGVVEITTKKE, encoded by the coding sequence ATGGAATATTTACTAAAAGTTAGTGCTGTCGTTATTATTTTCCATATAATCTACAAAGTTTTTTTGCAGCGTGACACCTTTTTTGAATCTAATAGAGGGTTTCTTTTACTAGGTATAATAACCTCTTTTATTATTCCTTTTTTAGTAATTCCAATTTATATTGAAGATACATCTGCCTTAATAGCAGATTATAATTTTGCTTCTGATGTTGTAGTTGAAAATGAAGTATCTCTTTTTAATGTTTTAGATTATATTCCTATGGTGTATTTAATAGGGTTACTTTTCTTTTCTGTTCGTTTTATTATACAATTAGCTTCATTGTTTACATTAATTTTCAAAAATAAAAGTGAAAAACAAAATGCTTTTAGGTTTATAAAAACTAATGAAGATATTTCGCCATTTTCATTTTTTAACTGGATTGTTTATAATCCAAACCAATTTAACAAAACTGAATTAGATCAAATTATTACCCACGAAAAAATACACGTAAAACAATACCATTCTATAGATATCTTACTAACACAACTTTCTTGTGTTGTGCTATGGTTTAATCCTTTTATATGGCTTTACAGCAAAGATATAAAGCAAAATTTAGAGTTTATAGCAGACCAAAAAGCTCAGCATAAATTCAAATGTAAAAAAAGTTATCAAACAACATTACTAAAAACTAGCGTGCCATCTCATCAATTGGCCTTAAGCAACAATTTTTATAATTCATTAATCAAAAAACGAATCGTTATGTTACACAAATCAAAATCTAAAAAAATCAATTTAATAAAATATGTATTAGTAATTCCTTTACTGGCTATATTTTTAATGAGCTTTAGTACAAAAAAAGTATATGTAGAAAAAGCACCAACAAAAAGTTACTACTCTCTTGAGATAGAAATAATAACTAAAGAATATACAAATACTGATTTTGATAACCTTATCAACAAATTAAAAGAAAAGGGTATAACAGCAAAATTTAATGGTATTAAACGTAATAGTAAAGGAGAAATCACTGCTATAAAAATTAGCATAAATTCGAAAAGTTCTAATGTTAATTATTCTTCCAATTCTAATTATTCCATTAGCAGTGACGAAGCTATAAAACCAATAAAAATTTCATTTAGTGATGATGGAAAAAATATTTCAATTGGAAATACTAACCAATCCGTACATAAATTTAAAGGCTCTAATTATACTATTAATCATAAAGATGGAAAGCATAAAATTTACTCATCAGAAAAAGGTCATGGTGTTTTTGTAGTTTCTGATGATGATGTTGATGAAAACGTTGAAATTATAACTGAAAAAGACGAAGACATTGAACATGATGAAGATATTATTGTAATAAAAGAAAAAGTATCTGATGAAAAGAAGTCTTATGAAGTTAAAACCATAAAGAAGAATAAGGATAGCGACAAAATTGTTATAATGAGTGACGATGGTACAGAACCTTTATATGTCATTAATGGAAAAGAAGTGAAAAAGAAGGAATTTGAAAAGTTACATTCTGATGATATTAAAAATGTTTACGTAATAAAAGGTGAAAAAGCCATTAAAAAATATGGAGAGAAAGGAAAACATGGTGTTGTAGAAATTACTACTAAAAAAGAATAA